A DNA window from uncultured Methanoregula sp. contains the following coding sequences:
- a CDS encoding potassium channel family protein translates to MAFTLTFRLRVYLTILAIILTCGMIGLMVTENFPPLDAFYFLIVTIATVGYGDIHPITPAGKLLVIAIIITGVGCFVGVVANTIENMIDERERKVRLEKLNMIIGVFFSEVGSKLLRKFSARDPSIHEIRSALLVSSAWSDTDFSRAYKALDKHVCSLDSREVPLEELHAFLAHHKGFMLSLLENPQLIEHDRFTPLLQALFHLTEELLARETLTGLPETDYAHLSGDINRVYGMLCTEWLSYMKYLKHNYPYLFSLAMRTNPFDAQASPVVR, encoded by the coding sequence ATGGCTTTTACGCTGACCTTCCGGTTGCGGGTCTATCTCACGATTCTTGCCATTATTCTCACGTGTGGGATGATCGGCCTGATGGTGACCGAGAACTTCCCACCCCTCGATGCATTCTACTTCCTCATCGTGACGATCGCAACCGTGGGGTACGGGGACATTCACCCCATAACTCCTGCCGGCAAGCTTCTCGTGATCGCAATCATCATCACGGGTGTTGGGTGTTTTGTCGGCGTTGTGGCAAATACCATTGAGAACATGATCGATGAGCGCGAACGAAAGGTTCGTCTTGAAAAACTGAACATGATCATCGGCGTTTTCTTCTCGGAAGTGGGATCGAAACTCCTCAGAAAATTCAGTGCCCGCGATCCTTCGATCCACGAGATCCGGTCCGCACTCCTCGTCTCTTCTGCCTGGTCAGATACCGATTTTTCCCGGGCCTACAAAGCACTGGACAAGCATGTCTGCAGCCTTGACAGCAGAGAAGTTCCTCTGGAAGAACTGCATGCATTTCTTGCACATCATAAGGGTTTCATGCTCTCCCTTCTTGAAAATCCCCAGCTCATAGAGCACGATCGTTTCACCCCGCTCCTCCAGGCACTCTTTCACTTGACCGAGGAACTGCTGGCCCGGGAGACCCTGACCGGGCTTCCCGAAACGGATTATGCCCATCTCTCCGGGGACATCAACCGGGTCTATGGCATGCTCTGCACGGAATGGCTCTCGTACATGAAATACCTCAAACATAATTACCCGTACCTCTTCTCGCTTGCCATGCGGACCAACCCGTTCGATGCACAAGCATCGCCGGTTGTCCGGTAA